The following are from one region of the Salvia hispanica cultivar TCC Black 2014 chromosome 1, UniMelb_Shisp_WGS_1.0, whole genome shotgun sequence genome:
- the LOC125202302 gene encoding uncharacterized protein LOC125202302, with translation MASSMTMTASFFGGAVAPKPAKATTRCSPLAVRASAAESSNTTRGLTLAGLAAAAASSDPINVALADVFPAVTPDLKALTPLDPKALDIITLSRFTVSEYNKRILASEPNNPEPKLLTFMSVLKADSVNSIAGYYITQVLATEGLGISTSFKKYTAYVLTVDEPGTVIFTHLELTS, from the exons ATGGCATCATCCATGACCATGACCGCATCCTTCTTTGGTGGCGCCGTCGCCCCGAAGCCGGCCAAGGCCACCACCCGTTGCAGCCCGCTGGCGGTGAGGGCCTCGGCGGCAGAGAGCAGCAACACGACACGGGGCCTCACGTTGGCCGGGTTGGCCGCAGCAGCTGCGTCGTCCGACCCAATTAATGTCGCATTGGCCGACGTTTTCCCAGC TGTTACCCCCGACCTCAAGGCGCTGACCCCCCTCGATCCCAAGGCACTGGACATTATTACACTCTCAAGATTTACGGTGTCGGAATACAACAAACGGATTCTGGCATCGGAACCGAACAATCCGGAGCCGAAGCTCTTGACATTTATGTCTGTGTTAAAGGCTGACAGTGTTAACAGCATTGCTGGGTATTACATTACCCAGGTCTTGGCTACGGAAGGTTTAGGCATTTCGACCTCATTCAAGAAGTACACCGCATATGTCCTCACCGTAGACGAGCCTGGAACCGTAATTTTCACTCACTTGGAACTCACTTCTTAG